The following is a genomic window from Candidatus Acidiferrales bacterium.
TGTCGGGCCTGCCGCGAGGGCGCTACGAAGTGGTGGCGCGGCAGCCGGGGCTGGAGATGGCCTCCGCTGCGGTGGACACCACCACAGCGGATCCGGTCGAGCTGGTGCTCACCTTGCGCGTGGGCACGATGACCAGCTCCGTTACCGTGACGGCATCTCGCGGGCTCCCTGAAGATGCGGTGAGCGTGCCGAACGGTCTGAGCATCGTGGGACCGGAACAACGCCCACTGCGCCCGGGCTTGATTTTGCCGCAAGTGCTGCGGGAAGAGCCGGGCGTGCAGGTGCAACAGACCACCAGCCACCAGGGAGCTGTTTTGATCCGCGGTCTCACCGGCCAGCAGGTGCTCCACCTGATTGACGGCGTGCGCTTCAATAATTCAACCTTTCGGCCCGGGCCGAACCAGTATTTGGCGACCGTTGACCCGAGCTTTATCGAGCGGGTCGAGGTGTCCCGCGGGCCAAACTCGATGCAGTACGGAAGCGACAGCCTGGGCGGCACGCTCAATTTGCTGCCGGCACGGCCGTTCATGGCGCCGGGCAAGAGCGAGTTCCACGGAGAAGTTGTGCCTTTCTTCCGCAGCGCAGACCTGGCGGGCGCCAGCAGCCTCCGGCTTTCTTACGGGAGGGACAACTGGCACTTGCTGGGAGGCGGCTCCTATCGGCGCGGCCAGGACATTCGGGCCGGCGACGGCGGCGACTCTCACGCTGCGGTCACGCGCTTCCTCGGGTTGCCGTCGAGCTGGCTCGGCGAACGGTTGCAGGATACAGCCTTCACTCAATGGGGGAGCTATCTGCGCATGTTCTGGAACGCGCGGCCCGACCAGACGCTGAGCCTGACCTACCACCATGGCGAGCAACGCGGCGGACGCCGGTATGATCAGCTCAATGGCGGGAATGGCAACCTGATCAACTCCTTCGACCCACAAGTACTCGATTTCTTCTACGCCCGGTACGAGAAACAACGGCTGGGGTGGCTGGACACGCTCCAGGGTACGTTCTCCTACAACCGGCAACGCGATGATCGGCGCTTCCAGGGCGGCAGCGGCAATCGGCTGGCGACGATCACCGAAGACGATAGCGTCACGGCGGTGTTCGGTTACCAACTGCAGGCGACGACGCATATCGGCAGCCACCACGTGATGCTGTTCGGCGGCGAGGCTTATGACGAATATCTTGACGCCGCCGCCGGGACGCTCAATCCCTCCACCGGCGCCACCGCCACCGTGCGTGGACGTTTGCCGGACGGCAGTCGGTACGTCAGCTACGGGCTCTTTGCCGGGCACACGTCGGAGTGGTTTTCAAGCCGGCTGCGCACCCAGGCGGGCGTGCGTTATAGCCGCATCCGCTTCCGGACTTTTGCTGGCAAGAACCCGTTTGTGGGCGGGCAACCGACCGTGCCGGATTTTTCCACCACGCTCGACGACGTCACGTTCCAGGCGGGCACTTCTTATCGCCTGCTGCGGTTTCTGACCGTCTTCGGTTCAGTATCGCGCGGCTTCCGGGCGCCCAACAGCACCGACTTTTCCTCGGTTGGACTGACTTCGAACGGCTTTGAAGCGTCGCCTGATCAGGCGGCCAGGGCCGGCGGCTTGATCGGCACCACCGCCAACAGCTCGGCCGTGTCCACGGGCCGACCGGCGCAACAGTTGTCGCCGGAATCGCTGTGGGACTACGAGGGGGGCGTGCGCCTGCATGCCGGGCGCGTCCAGGGTTCGCTAAGCGCTTTCCAATACAGTTTGAAGGACTTCATCACCAAGCGGGCGCTCATTCTGCCTCCCGGGGCAGTGGGGCAGACGATCGGCGGCGCGACGATTATCCAGCAGTTAGCTTCCGGGGCGGTGATTACGGCGGTGGACCCGCGGCCGGTCATTACGCGCACCAACATCGG
Proteins encoded in this region:
- a CDS encoding TonB-dependent receptor; amino-acid sequence: MTCGKWPQIVGTALAAILLYTPPVLGNPTATLRGRVLDESGGVIPGAAVTLYRGTGTPIATTNADEEGNFVLSGLPRGRYEVVARQPGLEMASAAVDTTTADPVELVLTLRVGTMTSSVTVTASRGLPEDAVSVPNGLSIVGPEQRPLRPGLILPQVLREEPGVQVQQTTSHQGAVLIRGLTGQQVLHLIDGVRFNNSTFRPGPNQYLATVDPSFIERVEVSRGPNSMQYGSDSLGGTLNLLPARPFMAPGKSEFHGEVVPFFRSADLAGASSLRLSYGRDNWHLLGGGSYRRGQDIRAGDGGDSHAAVTRFLGLPSSWLGERLQDTAFTQWGSYLRMFWNARPDQTLSLTYHHGEQRGGRRYDQLNGGNGNLINSFDPQVLDFFYARYEKQRLGWLDTLQGTFSYNRQRDDRRFQGGSGNRLATITEDDSVTAVFGYQLQATTHIGSHHVMLFGGEAYDEYLDAAAGTLNPSTGATATVRGRLPDGSRYVSYGLFAGHTSEWFSSRLRTQAGVRYSRIRFRTFAGKNPFVGGQPTVPDFSTTLDDVTFQAGTSYRLLRFLTVFGSVSRGFRAPNSTDFSSVGLTSNGFEASPDQAARAGGLIGTTANSSAVSTGRPAQQLSPESLWDYEGGVRLHAGRVQGSLSAFQYSLKDFITKRALILPPGAVGQTIGGATIIQQLASGAVITAVDPRPVITRTNIGRVRIRGFEAEARVKATSTLSLAGNVSYLRGIDRQTSGAPDIEGGLPPLHGIFSVRWQPASKPYWFETFTYWSDKQDRLSSLELADQRIGATRSRSSIASFFNNGAVARGLVEGGRLLATGETLVQVQDRVLGAGVESAPMFTGTPGFATLNFRGGYRLSEHSEFIWILENVLDKNYRLHGSGVDSPGRNLQVSYFFRF